The following are encoded together in the Terriglobia bacterium genome:
- a CDS encoding tetratricopeptide repeat protein codes for MKKYCVLFLVMIAWSILGALVAWPQQVNAIVDGTVTEEGKPVVDAQVILTNPDNGRTYKTKTDKKGAFSMAGVAYGGYGVKVVSKSGETIFSDKTVVGTGTSSGDNILTIQIGKELSGPGVEKAMIGGGTPGTDVGGGGKSSGPKMTKEQIKAEQEKVGNLNAMIGKAQTAMQAGKWSEAADALKQVIAAQPDTTKWELYKALADNQQKSGKPEDAVLTYDKGIQVAQSIVDGKAPKDPRNPNPDPAKAKAGIGVMSTSQGNAYVKLGKMDEAVTSFKKGAAVDPNPALAYYNLCAVQFNAGKYDDAAAACDKSIAADANKADAWFFKGAALNRAGKPGSADALNKYLQLDANGVHTADAKAMLATAK; via the coding sequence ATGAAGAAATACTGTGTTCTTTTCTTGGTCATGATCGCCTGGTCAATCCTGGGCGCCCTGGTAGCCTGGCCCCAACAGGTGAATGCAATTGTGGATGGCACCGTCACCGAAGAAGGCAAACCAGTCGTTGACGCCCAGGTGATTTTGACCAACCCTGACAACGGGCGCACCTACAAGACCAAGACGGACAAGAAGGGCGCGTTTTCCATGGCCGGGGTCGCCTATGGCGGGTACGGCGTGAAGGTTGTCAGCAAGAGTGGTGAAACCATTTTCTCCGACAAGACTGTCGTCGGTACGGGAACCAGTTCCGGCGACAACATTCTGACCATCCAGATCGGCAAAGAGCTTTCCGGCCCCGGTGTTGAAAAAGCCATGATCGGCGGAGGCACGCCCGGCACCGATGTGGGCGGCGGGGGCAAGTCATCCGGCCCCAAGATGACCAAAGAACAGATCAAAGCCGAACAGGAAAAAGTCGGCAACCTGAACGCCATGATCGGAAAAGCCCAGACGGCCATGCAAGCCGGTAAGTGGTCTGAAGCCGCCGACGCGCTAAAGCAGGTGATCGCGGCCCAGCCAGACACCACCAAATGGGAACTCTACAAGGCCCTGGCTGACAATCAGCAAAAGTCCGGCAAGCCCGAAGATGCGGTTCTTACCTACGACAAGGGCATTCAGGTGGCCCAGAGCATCGTGGATGGCAAAGCTCCCAAGGACCCGCGCAACCCCAATCCTGATCCCGCCAAGGCCAAGGCGGGCATCGGCGTGATGTCCACGTCGCAAGGCAACGCCTACGTAAAGCTGGGCAAGATGGATGAGGCCGTTACGTCGTTCAAGAAAGGCGCCGCCGTTGATCCCAATCCCGCGCTGGCGTACTACAACCTTTGCGCCGTGCAATTCAACGCCGGCAAGTATGATGACGCCGCTGCCGCCTGCGACAAATCTATCGCTGCCGATGCCAACAAGGCTGACGCCTGGTTCTTCAAGGGCGCCGCTCTTAACCGCGCCGGCAAGCCGGGCTCTGCGGACGCTCTCAACAAATATCTCCAGCTTGACGCCAACGGCGTTCACACCGCCGACGCCAAGGCCATGCTGGCCACGGCCAAATAG